From the Polynucleobacter sp. MWH-UH35A genome, one window contains:
- a CDS encoding DUF1841 family protein: MFNPTREEVRRFFCDTWKKKIENHILDPMETIASDWMVEHPEYHELLADPEGALGQDYTPERGETNPFLHLSMHLSISEQISINQPPGIKEIADKLSQKLGSMHEAQHAMMECLGQVMWEAQREGQPLNPEKYLEALKKLT, encoded by the coding sequence ATATTTAACCCAACTCGAGAGGAAGTGCGTCGTTTTTTCTGCGACACCTGGAAAAAGAAAATAGAAAACCATATTCTCGATCCCATGGAGACGATTGCAAGTGACTGGATGGTAGAGCATCCGGAATACCACGAGCTCCTTGCTGATCCTGAAGGTGCCCTAGGGCAAGACTACACTCCTGAACGCGGTGAAACAAATCCCTTCTTGCATTTATCAATGCACCTTTCGATCAGCGAACAGATATCCATCAATCAACCACCCGGCATTAAAGAGATCGCAGACAAACTCTCACAAAAACTGGGCTCAATGCACGAAGCACAACATGCGATGATGGAATGCCTAGGACAGGTGATGTGGGAGGCGCAGCGAGAAGGCCAACCACTCAATCCCGAGAAGTATTTAGAGGCCCTTAAAAAGCTAACTTAA
- the nth gene encoding endonuclease III, with the protein MNLEKRRAFFEQLKANNPKPKTELEYSSPFELLIAVLLSAQATDVSVNKGTRKLYKVANTPQALLDLGEEGVRPYIQHIGLFNSKGKHIQETCRLLLEKHGGEVPQTREELEALPGVGRKTANVILNTAFGQPTIAVDTHIFRVSNRTGLAPGKDVLKVEEQLLKRVPKEYLHDAHHWLILHGRYTCKARNPDCAQCIVEPLCGFKQKTGKGKVRGDI; encoded by the coding sequence ATGAATCTAGAAAAGCGTCGTGCTTTTTTTGAGCAGCTCAAAGCTAATAATCCCAAACCAAAAACAGAGCTGGAATATAGCTCGCCATTCGAGCTATTAATTGCCGTATTGTTATCCGCGCAAGCAACTGATGTATCGGTCAACAAAGGAACACGCAAGCTCTATAAGGTTGCCAATACTCCGCAAGCCCTCCTAGATCTTGGTGAAGAAGGAGTGAGGCCGTACATTCAGCATATTGGATTATTTAATTCCAAAGGAAAACATATTCAGGAGACTTGCCGGCTTCTCCTGGAAAAACATGGTGGCGAAGTACCGCAAACCCGCGAAGAATTAGAAGCTCTACCCGGCGTAGGCAGAAAAACTGCGAACGTCATTCTCAATACCGCCTTTGGTCAGCCGACTATCGCCGTTGATACACATATCTTCAGAGTCTCCAACCGAACCGGCTTAGCGCCTGGCAAGGACGTCTTGAAGGTCGAGGAGCAGCTACTCAAGCGTGTACCAAAAGAGTATCTGCATGATGCCCATCATTGGCTTATTTTGCACGGTAGATACACCTGCAAAGCCCGCAATCCAGATTGTGCACAATGCATAGTAGAGCCTCTATGTGGCTTCAAACAAAAGACAGGCAAAGGAAAAGTTCGTGGCGATATTTAA